DNA from Strix aluco isolate bStrAlu1 chromosome 11, bStrAlu1.hap1, whole genome shotgun sequence:
TTACTAGTGGGATATTACTGAATGTTCAGGAAGTGCTCAGGGTAGTAGTCTTTGGGCAGTAAAAGAACAGATATTATTACAGTAAGGTAGTGCCTGACTATTCAGATATTCCAAAAGAGTATTGCTAGTTTTGATTATCAACAGAaattgttatgaaaaaaaaatatttttgaagacctCCGCTGTTGAGAGAGAGTGTTGATGCAGCAAGTTGATAGCACATACTGTTTTGTTTTCCGTAAGTGTCATGCTACCTTCTGCTGTTTCAGGACATTAGTCTGCGTGAGCCCAAGCACTGGCAGGATAATTACTCTTCTGCTATAAAGTAGGTGATAAAAATGCCTCCAGTAATCCAGTTGTGTACACTCCTTGGAAAACTCTGGGAAGAACCAGCTCCTGTCTGTTGTTTCACTCACTGGGCTGTTTCTGAAGGCTTATAATTTTGGTCTGTAGTAATCACACAGTATTGCAGTGGGTAGAACTGAATCACAGTGTTTACGCACACAAACACAGAACCGCACTCTAGATTGTATACACCTGACACACCTGTACTTTAAATACGTGTCTTGTCATTTTAGCAAACACAGGCAAATTACAAAAATGCACAGGATGTCTCTAACAACTTGGTGAAAATAAGGatatggtgggggtttttttcctgagctttgctTTTGTCGCTTTTCTTATTAGAGATGGTAAATATGGAATGAGATATGTGTTTCAGGGAGCAGAAAACTATTACAAATAAGCAAATGGAGCCCATACTTCAAACAGATGAATGTTTATCTGTTGGTGGCCAGCTTGGCTGCAGATGGACTTgcgttgttttctctcttgtcaTATCAGAACTGAATTTGGTTGTGAAAGATAAGGGCTCCCTGCCAGTTTCCTGCTGTGCTAGTGTATTTATGATGAGTAGACATTTATCTACTTTGTTTTATCCATTTCTTAGGTAAATTTGATTTTCTCCAGCCTTCCTAAAATTCAAAGAGGTTCATTGTAGAAGTGAAGAATTTTAATTGTCTTTGTCAGGCCTAGTCTCTTTCCTTGACACAAGAATCTTTTTCCTTGGCATAGTTCACTAGCAAacaaattttttcctcttttactggGGAAGAAGCTCGAGGAAGAACCAAGAAGACTCTTCTTTTGTTGGCTCTGCTAATGTTGCTTGGTAATAATTGTGTGTAATGGAAATGTTAACTTCCCTAGCAAGAGAGCTTTCTCAGGGTTGATACAGAAGTGGGAACAAGAGCAAGGAAAATGCTGTTGGCACTCCACAATTAGTAATTGTAGTTAACATTTGTTGTCCTGCAGTTTCTAGAGGTGTCCGTAGTTTTTCACAGGCATTCATGCTGTTCATTGTGAACATTGCAATCAAGATGGTTAAGTCTAATGTATGAATCCATTGTGCACGCTTCTCTCTTCTCCAAGTGTATGTATGAGTTTATATAATGAGTATCTAGTAAGGACCCTGTATAATTAATCTAAATTCCCCAGGTCGCTTTTAAATCTAATCCATTTCCACATACATAAGTATTCGGCTTGTGTTTTCAAACTAACTTGATGTATGTTTGCTGTTGGCTTCATGGACAGGAGGCAGCCTGTGTTTCAGGATGTGGTATCATTGTGCATATTTATCTCtcttccaccccccaccccttgaAATTGCATTTGTATCTTCCTTTTCTATACCACGCTTGAGAGAAATGGGATTTTTGGATGGAGATGAGCTGGTTGTGAACTTACTGTGCTGAAGTGAAACTAATGCTCGTGAGGGTGGGGGGAGCACTTAAAAGCGGTGTGGTTAGGAATACATTGTGTGTGCAAGTCAGCATAGGGAAAACATTCTGTAAAGGTGCAAATCAACTTGACAAACCATGCGTGCATCTTTGCATTTTGCAGCTGTGTTGCAATCATCTGTTTGCTTTCCTGGCAGCGTTTCTGGCATGGCTTCTGTGACTTCAGGAGGCTGCAGCAGTTCCTGCTTCCTGTTTTACATGTAATGTTTAGGTGCAGTGACCCCAGGCAATCCACAGTATAGTACTTGAGGAGTAAACCCATGGCGTTACATTTAGTACTTCACAAAATCAATACACAAGTTAGATAGTTAGATAAAATCCGTGCTGAGATTCTTGAAAGAGATTTGACCCAAGTTTTTTCTTCTAGCTGTTgcagaaacagaatgaaattgATGGATCCTCtcttaggggggaaaaaatgcattttaaattgaATCTGTTCTAGTTGTTCAGTGTCCAGCTTACCGAGGGTTAAGTTGCTCTAGAAGACAGGTCTTCTGAATTTGGGCTAGGGATAGAACGTTTACATTTTCTTACCTCAGTGGTTTAACCATTCAGTGTCTGATACTCAAAAACAATTTTCACATTTGATGGATGTTTGGTAGCCAAGTGAAAATTGTTGGAGGTTTAGGAGATGTGTCATTTTGTTTAAAGCTGTTAACAGGagctgagcaggaaaaaaatgagaatgttcTATAGCCAAAATCTCTCAAGAAGCAAAAACAGGATGGATATAAAGCCAGCTCTCTACTCATTACTTTAGAGCATGTTGTTCATTAAAACTTACTTCCTGCAATTGTTCCCAGAACTGATGTGTGGTGcattttataagaaataaaaatgctggaGACTTTGGCTTCTAGGGAAGAAGGGCTTTATTGTTTTCAGGCTGTAGGAAACAAATCCTTTAAATTAACACTTCAAAAGGAATTGTCATTGGGCATTTAATGCTTTGCAGAGTTACCTTTTCTTCCCTGTGTGGTAAACAGAACTTATAAACAGCTATCTCCAGAAGCTTTACATATGCCTCTATTATTTGATACTCATTACAGAGTTTAAAGCTGGTGTAATCTTTGGCCTTTCTACACTAGGTTTTGGTGGTTTAGGCAGTGTTTCTGTCTCCCATAATGTAGCATAACATACTAATTGTTGCAGTAAAGGTGGCAGAAGTTAAGGTCTTTCAAACCATGTGAAACATGACTGCTAAAACAACTGTTTACAAATGCCAAGGAGCCTGCCAAGAATCTGCAGCACGGAGAGGTCTGCTCAGTACTGTGTTTGTCCTGGGATTGGGCCTGGGAGGTCTTACAAATATACAAAGAACTTGCTGTCACCCCAAAGTCTGGGGTGCTCCATTTCAGTCATGCCTACCTCTGTGTTCAGAGCAGTCAAGTAATGCTTGAAAAATGAAGTCATCAGACTAGTGATTTTGAAACCTTATCGCTTTAAACTTTTGGAATACATGAAGGGACATGCAGTTGCCCTAAAATAACAAGACTCACAGTGACATTAAACTGAGAGGGGTCAAAGACTCATGTTGGGCCCTTTTCACGTACAGGGAAGCGTGCTCCTTGATAGGGGCTGGTCAGCTTCCACTGATTTAGCAGACCTGATGTCATGTAGCACTGCATTTGACAGTTGTTTCTTACTCAAATGCGTGAAGTAGTAAGAGTAAAAAATTGGAGGAAGAGCAATGTGTTGGCTGCAGAAGGTTAGTTAAAGAGCAACAGATTTGTGGGAAAGACTCTTACTGCTTCTGGTGGTATCTTTTTTGCAGTTTTGGAACCCTCGTTGCGATTGGAGTTACTGTTTTTGCAGTGATTGTAATTACTATTATTCTGTGCCTCACCTGCTCGTGTTGCTGTTTGTATAAAGCATGTCGAAGACCACGGCGTAagtacctgtattttttttttttttttcacatctttgAACAAGActttctgttttggggtttttttccccccctgtaaAATTGTGTTCctataaaatgtgaaaataatctTGCCTTACCTCTCTGCTACAAGTTGCAATacctaaacattaaaaataagcatATAAGCCACTTCAGAAAGTGAAGTTGCAGAGAGATGTTTTAGAGTATTTTCTAAGCATTTAGAAGTTCTCTTTCCCCACCACCCCATTGTGTGGATTTGGAGAGGGGTGGCAGGGTGTTGGGCGttggtttttttgtagtttatttGTTTAGGTAAGCGGGGGATAGATaggatgaaatttaaaatttttcccAGTCTCCTAAAAATATACCTGAAAAATACATCAAAGGCCCAGGACTGTACCAGTGTAATCTTGAGCAAAGTCTGTAATTGTAGCATAAAGGGGAAGGAGATCTTGAAAACAAATTATTGCAGTTTGTTAGAAAGTGTTAAAACTCCCTTACTCCAATAAGAGATGTGAACCAATGATCCAACATCAGCTCATACAAAAATCGAGGACTTAATGTGTATTTGCCTTTCTGACTCTTATTTAGAGAAAGACCTACTGACACATGGATGTATTAGTGTGTAGAAAACATACAAAGGGAAGCTCATTTGAGCAGTCATGGTAAGAAGCTCCTTACCTAGTAATCTGCTTTTAATCCTTAGAAGCAGATAACATTTAAAAAGGAGCAGTTTTTTCAGTCTCATACCAAGTGATAGATAGCTTGGCTGCAGGATTGAGTTCCTGGTTTTTGAAGagtccaggaaaaaaattctttgctcTTTGTGGTTGAGAAAGAAGGAGGTAAGTTGGCTGCTATCCCAGTATGTGAAGGCTCTCACTGCCGCTGAGATCAATGGAAAGATATTGAGGCATGCATTTCTAAATCTTTCGTGGaacttcagaaatgaaattacCCAGATTTTGAAGTGAGCAATTGATCTTGAGAGAATGTTTTTTACATTACTGTTGTTGGCTGTCCCAGGTGATCTCCTAGAACCACCAGCACTAACCGTGTTCCTTTTGCTTGCTTGTAGCTGTTGTGACCACCACTACTTCCACTACAGTGGTTCACGCTCCCTATTCCCAACAACAGGGCGTGCCACCCAACTACCCAGTAGCCCCATATCAAGGGTATCAGCCTGTGGCTATCCAGCCACAACCGGGAATGCCAGCAGCACCGTACCCTGCACAGTATCCTCCCCCTTACCCTATGCAGCCATCGGGACCCCCAGCTTATCATGAAACGGTGGCAGGTAAGGCAGCGCTCAGTGTTTCTTCATCTCTTAAATGCCTAAAGAGATGATTGCTTTGGAGCCGATCTtgtattatttacatttattattttctatgaCTATATTAATGTAAATGTAAAGAGATTCTGTAAAACTCAAGTTATGGTGGATGCTGTGATTCATTCTTGCTGAAATTTCCCCATCACCATTTCTATGTTAAAGATTGCAAGAGGAGATGTAGCTGGAGCTGTATTGGCAATGTTTGGTGGTATGTGGGACTGTCAGTGGATCCACTAGAATGTTTAACTAATTCAGCTGAAATACCATATTAAAATCAAAGTCCAGTTAACATAGGTATAGTAGTTGGGTGTTTCTACATACTCTTTCTAATCTGATATTTGCTAGATGTTTCAGTCTACACATAGATGGCATTTCCTAGTAGTTCATCACTATGTTTATAGAATACAGAGTCTCTGACCAACTTCAGGCAAGTTTACCAATGACTAGCAGTTAGAATTATtggaatcttttttcttctgcttttcttttcgtAGCACTGTTTTCTTGCAGCTTTATTGCTGCTATTACTTACTCCCACTTCCACTGATAATAGCTGTTCTCTGAACAATTGGTTCCTGGCTGTTCAGAGAGGCCAAAACTAGGCTGTTACCTGTCCTGGGATCTTCAAGCCCTCTTACAAACCACACCGTTCATCCTTCTAAGTAACAAGCAAAGTGTAGTCCTGAATAGTAGATAATGCCCTTGGAAAGTAACTTTCATGACAGCTCAAGTATAAAATGGCTGTTTATGGTCTTAAGCATTTGTAAACCAGTTAGAAATTGCACATTATTAATGTGCAAACTAGCCCCCTGTGTAAAAACACTGACTTGGCAACCCAgttgactttatttttctgttgtaaacTCTGAAGAAGGTGTGGGTTTTATGGGATTATCCCAAAGTGCTTTGGCTTCATCTTTGTCCTGTGAAGGAGCCAATAAACTAGTCATTTTGCTTCTCCTACTCTCTGGTTTCTCAAACTGTTGCTGGTTTGTtagttcttaaaatattttttttttttctgggaaaacctCGAAGCACTTCCCGTTGCCAGCTTAGAATGCCTCAAAGCGAGAGctcttctttatttctcttgtcTATTAACCAAGGGGCAATCTCTTAATTAGGTCCCATGCAAGGGAGAGAATACCTGCTCTGTCACGCAAGAGCCAAACCCACTCACTTTACAAGATCAGCAAAAGATAACCACACTTATACGTTCCAGGAATCTGATCAGGTGCTGTGCTGTTTGAACTAACTTGTGCTGTTTGACAGACCTGAAAATGAAGATGCCACTTGAGAGCAGCTTGTTTCAGAATATTAGAAAATGAGGGTATCTTCTGAGTGATACACATCTAGTATACAAGTCAGACTCTTTAATGTGCTTGGTAGCAGTGggatacttttttcccttttaattttttaattgacaCTTACCAGGAAAGCATTTTCCCTAAAGGAATCTTAAGATGCTTTCTCTAGCCCTTTTTCTTTTGCCCAGTGGATTATTTTCACTCCTCTGCATACTATCAGGTATATCCTGTTGTTTGTGCATCTCTGACTTCCACTGGCTGTATTTTTTGGACCAGatctgttgcttttctttagaCTGTGTTCTCCCCTGAAGGCTAACTGTGTGCTCATGGCTGCCATAATACACACGTACACTTAAgcatcaaaaaacccccaaaccacaaGAACAAAGGTTTTTATGATCTTACTTTTGAAACGTGGGTGCTTTATGAGTTAGCACAAACTGTTCTCAAGTCCAGTTGAGGTGCTAGGTAAGTTGATCCTCTTAACCATGTGCTCAGAACAGAAGTTGCCATTATACGTGTAGAATTCAGAATGTAAATTTtacaaatctgttttttcttgtgttttgcttttgcagcTGGTGCTGGAGCACCTTACCCAATCAGCCAGCCCCCTTACAACCCTGCTTATGTGGATCCTCAGAAGCCCACCTATTGAAAAGATCATCTTCTGTGCTTCTGCATACAAaactttttaaagtataatttgtGCTGTTTACACCGTGCAACTGTAGTATATTTTTCTGGAAGACAGCAATCTTTTTGTCTAAGTAAAGTGAAAGTtaattcagtatcttttttttttaaatgctttgagTATGAGGAAGGagtattttt
Protein-coding regions in this window:
- the SHISA5 gene encoding protein shisa-5 isoform X2, translated to MLWYTSVLGEDCQAYIDRHGKAQPAKSCPNFCCGDCMLQYCCSDVFLKFGEERQFQCNLLDGRTSDSSNINYMQFFSDPDDDISSGPSFGTLVAIGVTVFAVIVITIILCLTCSCCCLYKACRRPRPVVTTTTSTTVVHAPYSQQQGVPPNYPVAPYQGYQPVAIQPQPGMPAAPYPAQYPPPYPMQPSGPPAYHETVAAGAGAPYPISQPPYNPAYVDPQKPTY
- the SHISA5 gene encoding protein shisa-5 isoform X1, yielding MATWRSALGFGLLCLLLPAAVLGEDCQAYIDRHGKAQPAKSCPNFCCGDCMLQYCCSDVFLKFGEERQFQCNLLDGRTSDSSNINYMQFFSDPDDDISSGPSFGTLVAIGVTVFAVIVITIILCLTCSCCCLYKACRRPRPVVTTTTSTTVVHAPYSQQQGVPPNYPVAPYQGYQPVAIQPQPGMPAAPYPAQYPPPYPMQPSGPPAYHETVAAGAGAPYPISQPPYNPAYVDPQKPTY
- the SHISA5 gene encoding protein shisa-5 isoform X3, which codes for MGFGTLVAIGVTVFAVIVITIILCLTCSCCCLYKACRRPRPVVTTTTSTTVVHAPYSQQQGVPPNYPVAPYQGYQPVAIQPQPGMPAAPYPAQYPPPYPMQPSGPPAYHETVAAGAGAPYPISQPPYNPAYVDPQKPTY